A DNA window from Trichosurus vulpecula isolate mTriVul1 chromosome 2, mTriVul1.pri, whole genome shotgun sequence contains the following coding sequences:
- the LOC118838735 gene encoding 60S ribosomal protein L32-like, which translates to MPALRPLVKPKIVKKRTKKFIRHQSDRYVKIKRNWRKPRGIDNRVRRRFKGQILMPNIGYGSNKKTKHMLPSGFRKFLVHDVKELEVLLMCNKSYCAEIAHNVSSKNRKVIVERAAQLAIKITNPNARLRSEENE; encoded by the coding sequence ATGCCTGCCCTCAGACCCCTCGTGAAGCCTAAAATCGTCAAGAAGAGGACCAAGAAGTTCATCCGGCACCAGTCCGACAGATATGTCAAGATCAAGAGAAACTGGCGTAAACCAAGGGGCATTGACAACAGGGTGCGAAGACGATTCAAGGGCCAGATCTTGATGCCCAATATTGGTTATGGAAGCAATAAGAAGACAAAACACATGCTACCAAGCGGATTCAGGAAGTTTTTGGTGCACGACGTCAAGGAGCTCGAGGTGCTCCTGATGTGCAACAAATCTTACTGTGCTGAGATCGCTCACAATGTATCCTCTAAGAATCGGAAAGTTATTGTTGAGAGAGCAGCTCAGCTCGCCATCAAGATCACCAATCCAAATGCTAGACTGAGGAGTGAAGAAAATGAGTAA